In a genomic window of Helianthus annuus cultivar XRQ/B chromosome 10, HanXRQr2.0-SUNRISE, whole genome shotgun sequence:
- the LOC110896924 gene encoding FCS-Like Zinc finger 2-like, with protein MSVVHSTNKKNVTKIQPVSPVNTCDRPSTQHVNTMNHKTSASSVPIVVIESFKHCFACKKFIGNMVDIYIYMDMAFCSNECRSKEMDKVPEKMPKKHVTVNMRKRSRKDKAPKRAAIA; from the exons ATGTCAGTCGTTCATTCCACCAACAAAAAGAATGTTACCAAGATCCAACCAGTTTCACCGGTAAACACTTGTGACCGACCATCCACGCAGCATGTCAACACTATGAATCATAAAACTTCTGCTTCGTCTGTCCCAATAGTCGTTATTGAATCCTTCAAACATTGTTTTGCTTGCAAAAAGTTTATCGGAAACATGGTCGACATCTATATATACAT GGATATGGCCTTCTGCAGCAACGAATGTAGAAGCAAGGAAATGGATAAAGTCCCCGAAAAAATGCCCAAGAAACATGTGACGGTGAACATGAGAAAGAGAAGTCGTAAGGACAAGGCACCAAAAAGGGCTGCCATTGCATAA